One genomic window of Bacillus marinisedimentorum includes the following:
- a CDS encoding AzlD domain-containing protein, whose product MLTPIVWVILGMAAVTYIPRVLPFFIMNPDQIPPLLQGMLKNVPYAILGALILPGILTVNENMLFGAIGGIAAFAAAYFGFNLIFVVITAIGVLSVYSYFSS is encoded by the coding sequence ATGCTTACGCCAATAGTGTGGGTCATATTGGGAATGGCAGCCGTCACCTATATTCCGCGGGTGCTGCCTTTTTTCATTATGAATCCTGATCAAATACCGCCCTTGCTTCAGGGGATGTTGAAAAACGTCCCCTATGCCATTCTTGGGGCATTGATCCTCCCTGGAATCCTGACTGTGAACGAAAACATGCTTTTCGGTGCGATCGGCGGGATTGCCGCTTTTGCTGCGGCCTATTTCGGGTTCAATTTGATTTTTGTCGTCATTACGGCGATCGGGGTTCTTTCGGTCTATTCTTATTTCTCGTCATAA
- a CDS encoding glucose-1-phosphate adenylyltransferase, producing the protein MPQKEMIAMLLAGGQGTRLKELTSSLAKPAVPFGGKYRIIDFTLSNCTNSGIDTVGVLTQYQPLVLNTYIGIGSAWDLDRKNGGVALLPPYQGKTGGEWYKGTANAIYQNIYYIEQYDPEYVLVISGDHIYKMDYEKMLQAHKRSGAEATIAVRGVPWDEANRFGIMNTDEEGKIVEFDEKPANPKSNLASMGVYIFTWKTLRKYLKEDEENPNSENDFGKNIIPAMLNDDILLSAYRFEGYWKDVGTIKSLWEANMDLLKDEDELKMGDRSWKVYSVNPNQPPHYLSKQASVTCSLVNEGCVVYGNIKNSVLFYGVHVGLGSEIKDSIIMPNVRIGANVTINRAIVESGSVIEDGAVIGSGEKDSEITLFASGKMTRA; encoded by the coding sequence GAAATGATTGCGATGCTGCTTGCCGGGGGACAGGGGACGAGGCTGAAAGAACTGACGAGCAGCCTCGCAAAGCCGGCAGTTCCTTTCGGCGGAAAATACCGGATCATCGATTTCACATTAAGCAACTGCACCAACTCGGGAATCGACACAGTCGGGGTGCTGACCCAGTATCAGCCGCTTGTGCTTAACACTTACATAGGAATCGGCAGCGCCTGGGATCTTGACAGGAAAAACGGCGGAGTCGCGCTGCTTCCTCCCTACCAGGGCAAAACAGGCGGCGAATGGTACAAGGGAACGGCCAACGCGATCTATCAGAACATTTATTATATCGAACAATATGATCCGGAATACGTTCTTGTCATCTCAGGGGACCACATCTACAAAATGGACTATGAAAAAATGCTGCAGGCCCATAAGAGGAGTGGAGCAGAAGCTACGATTGCCGTTCGGGGAGTGCCGTGGGACGAAGCGAACAGGTTCGGCATCATGAACACTGATGAAGAGGGGAAAATCGTTGAATTCGATGAAAAGCCTGCGAATCCGAAGAGCAATCTTGCTTCGATGGGGGTTTACATTTTCACCTGGAAAACACTTAGAAAATATTTGAAAGAAGATGAAGAAAACCCGAATTCGGAAAATGATTTCGGGAAGAACATCATTCCTGCTATGCTAAATGATGATATATTGCTGTCTGCTTACCGGTTTGAAGGCTATTGGAAGGATGTCGGAACAATCAAAAGCCTCTGGGAAGCAAACATGGATTTATTGAAGGATGAGGACGAACTCAAAATGGGCGACCGTTCGTGGAAAGTTTATTCGGTGAATCCGAATCAGCCGCCCCACTATTTATCAAAGCAAGCGAGCGTCACGTGTTCGCTTGTAAATGAAGGCTGTGTCGTATACGGAAATATAAAAAACTCTGTTCTGTTTTACGGTGTCCACGTTGGTCTGGGCTCAGAAATCAAAGACTCCATCATCATGCCAAATGTCCGGATCGGGGCGAATGTGACGATAAACCGTGCGATCGTCGAGAGCGGTTCGGTCATCGAAGACGGCGCTGTCATCGGGTCAGGGGAAAAAGACAGTGAAATAACACTTTTTGCAAGCGGTAAAATGACGAGGGCATAA
- the glgA gene encoding glycogen synthase GlgA, whose product MNILFAASEGYPFSKTGGLGDVIGALPKELAKEGADVQVVLPKYASIPEQFAEDMTYIASLTVPVGWRNQYCGLFSLEKDGVLYYFIDNEYYFKRPDSYGYYDDGERFAFFSRAILEIIPFLEKKPDVLHLHDWQTAMASLLLKAHYRYHPDYQQIKTVFTIHNLRYQGVFPHSVLHDLYDLSNMYFHPDGVEYYGNVNFMKAGIVYSDAVTTVSPSYAEEIQTPYYGEGLDGLLRKHNGKLTGILNGIDTDLYNPNTDSSLYVQYEHDLEAKAQNKVQLQRELGLEENRNKPMIVLISRLTDQKGIDLILHVMAEMASLDMQFVVLGTGEKRYEEGFRQSGEHFRENLSVHLMFDDSFARKLYGASDILLMPSVFEPCGISQLLALRYGSLPIVRETGGLKDTVKPHNRFTGEGHGFSFANYNAHELLFTIERAIHLYHERPQVWKRMARRALELDFSWNASSLEYLKLYHSL is encoded by the coding sequence ATGAACATATTATTTGCAGCATCAGAAGGGTATCCATTCAGCAAGACCGGGGGACTTGGCGACGTGATTGGTGCGCTCCCGAAAGAACTGGCGAAGGAAGGCGCTGATGTCCAGGTCGTCCTTCCGAAGTACGCTTCCATTCCAGAACAGTTTGCAGAGGACATGACGTATATTGCAAGCCTGACAGTTCCGGTCGGCTGGCGTAATCAATACTGCGGCTTGTTTTCGCTTGAAAAAGACGGTGTTCTTTACTATTTCATCGATAACGAATATTATTTTAAACGCCCTGACAGCTATGGTTATTATGATGACGGCGAGCGGTTCGCCTTTTTTTCCAGGGCCATTCTCGAGATCATCCCGTTTTTGGAAAAAAAACCGGATGTCCTCCATCTACATGACTGGCAGACCGCAATGGCAAGCCTGCTGTTGAAGGCCCATTACCGCTATCATCCCGATTATCAGCAAATCAAGACCGTTTTTACGATCCATAATCTCCGTTACCAGGGGGTATTTCCGCACAGCGTGCTGCATGACCTGTATGATCTAAGCAATATGTATTTTCATCCGGACGGTGTTGAATACTATGGCAACGTGAATTTCATGAAGGCAGGCATTGTCTATTCGGATGCCGTTACAACTGTCAGCCCGTCGTATGCTGAAGAAATCCAGACGCCGTATTACGGCGAAGGGCTCGACGGCCTGCTGCGCAAGCACAATGGAAAACTTACCGGCATCCTGAACGGCATCGATACCGATCTATATAATCCGAATACGGACAGCAGCCTCTATGTCCAGTATGAACACGACCTGGAGGCGAAAGCGCAAAACAAAGTACAGCTGCAGAGGGAGCTTGGATTGGAGGAAAACCGGAATAAGCCGATGATTGTTCTCATAAGCCGCCTGACAGACCAGAAAGGGATTGACCTCATCCTCCACGTCATGGCTGAAATGGCTTCTCTTGATATGCAGTTTGTCGTCCTCGGAACAGGGGAAAAACGTTATGAAGAAGGATTCCGGCAGTCAGGGGAACATTTCCGTGAAAACCTGTCCGTTCACTTGATGTTTGATGACAGTTTCGCCCGTAAGCTTTACGGTGCATCCGATATACTGCTGATGCCTTCCGTGTTTGAACCGTGCGGCATCAGCCAGCTGCTTGCCCTCCGTTACGGAAGTCTGCCGATCGTCCGTGAAACAGGCGGTCTGAAAGATACAGTAAAGCCCCATAATCGTTTTACAGGCGAAGGGCATGGGTTTTCATTCGCCAACTACAATGCTCACGAACTGTTGTTCACAATAGAGCGGGCAATACATCTGTATCATGAACGTCCCCAAGTGTGGAAACGGATGGCTCGACGGGCGCTGGAACTGGACTTCAGCTGGAATGCCTCTTCACTCGAATACTTGAAGCTTTATCATTCACTATGA
- a CDS encoding response regulator transcription factor, protein MRILAVDDEPMIIEAVEAYLENAGFEVDTAENGADALELFSKYDYQFILLDLMLPDISGEEVCQRIREVSDVPIMMLTAKTKEEDRINGIVIGADDYIVKPFSPKEVVVRIQGILRRTERFALKGCMSFNGKDMVINSKENRVLVRDEDIQLTPIEFKLLLEMAKYPGRAFSRMKLLEQIQEDGYYEGYERSIDVHIKNLRKKIEIDTKNPAYIQTVFGIGYRFGGKSDAPDITF, encoded by the coding sequence ATGAGGATATTAGCTGTTGACGATGAACCGATGATAATTGAAGCTGTGGAAGCGTATCTGGAAAATGCGGGATTTGAGGTGGATACAGCGGAAAATGGAGCAGATGCACTAGAGCTGTTCAGCAAGTATGACTACCAGTTCATTTTGCTGGATTTGATGCTGCCGGATATAAGCGGCGAGGAAGTTTGCCAGCGGATCAGGGAAGTGTCGGATGTACCGATCATGATGTTGACAGCCAAAACGAAAGAGGAAGACCGCATCAACGGCATTGTGATTGGCGCGGACGATTATATTGTAAAACCCTTCAGTCCGAAGGAGGTAGTAGTGCGGATCCAGGGAATCCTGCGCAGGACAGAACGGTTCGCATTGAAAGGCTGTATGAGTTTTAACGGGAAGGACATGGTCATCAACAGTAAAGAAAACAGAGTCCTTGTCAGGGATGAGGATATTCAGCTGACCCCGATAGAATTCAAGCTGCTCCTTGAAATGGCGAAATATCCCGGGCGCGCTTTTTCGAGAATGAAGCTGCTGGAACAAATCCAGGAAGATGGCTACTACGAAGGATACGAACGGAGTATTGATGTCCACATTAAAAATCTCCGGAAAAAAATTGAGATCGATACGAAAAACCCTGCATATATCCAGACGGTTTTCGGCATCGGCTACCGGTTTGGAGGGAAGAGTGATGCTCCGGACATTACATTCTAG
- a CDS encoding sensor histidine kinase — MLRTLHSRILFYFILISIIGTLLVSYAFRLAFDDCFADYLDDKREDEIQRVIGQLKSQYEETGEIGDKGLSTMLPYQAMTESLFYQIYDENDREIVDSTSLVKDIAKMREEEGEPDFTNLDITSETRLIEFEGKPIARMQILYHRGYEKGEFQFKARVNSYIIGSAVGMIVIAVVLSMFLSRKVTSGLRQVRDATRELTGNNLSVRVPLHGLSTELAEVGMAVNSLAQSLDEQQKLRKQFTDDLSHELRTPLTTLRTHLEAFQDGVFEPTKERLSKSYGELMRLVRMVDDLDDLMAAENPEITLNKTILDAGKLLDFLKDHYTVEAAQKEIRFTADDPERTIPFQADRDRFMQIMGNLISNAIKYTPDGGTVHLGVKDTGDMVRFSVADTGPGISEEHLENIFERFYRADKSRARKTGGTGIGLSIAKALSETHGGWIEVESKIGEGSVFSVFLPK; from the coding sequence ATGCTCCGGACATTACATTCTAGAATACTCTTTTACTTTATCCTTATTTCGATTATCGGGACACTGCTTGTGAGCTATGCATTCCGGCTCGCCTTTGATGATTGTTTCGCCGATTATCTTGATGACAAACGCGAGGATGAAATACAGCGGGTCATCGGGCAATTGAAGTCTCAGTATGAAGAAACCGGGGAAATAGGCGATAAGGGTTTGTCAACGATGCTGCCTTATCAGGCGATGACTGAGAGCCTGTTTTATCAAATATATGATGAAAATGATCGGGAAATTGTAGATTCCACTTCACTTGTGAAGGATATCGCCAAAATGAGGGAGGAAGAAGGGGAACCCGATTTCACAAATCTGGATATCACTTCAGAAACCCGTTTGATTGAGTTTGAAGGCAAGCCGATTGCCAGGATGCAGATTCTGTATCACCGAGGTTACGAAAAAGGTGAATTTCAGTTCAAGGCAAGAGTGAACAGCTATATCATCGGCTCGGCTGTCGGGATGATCGTCATCGCCGTCGTTCTCAGCATGTTCCTTTCTCGCAAAGTCACATCCGGCTTGAGGCAGGTGCGGGATGCGACGAGGGAATTGACGGGCAATAACCTGTCAGTCAGGGTTCCGCTTCATGGCCTGTCAACGGAGCTTGCGGAAGTGGGGATGGCGGTAAACAGCCTTGCCCAGTCTCTTGATGAACAGCAAAAGCTGCGCAAGCAATTCACAGATGACCTCAGCCATGAATTGCGAACCCCGCTCACAACTTTGCGCACCCACCTGGAAGCTTTTCAGGATGGTGTCTTTGAACCAACAAAAGAACGTCTTTCCAAAAGTTACGGGGAATTGATGAGGCTTGTCCGCATGGTTGATGATCTTGATGATTTGATGGCAGCTGAAAACCCGGAAATCACATTGAATAAAACAATACTTGATGCAGGAAAGCTGCTGGATTTCTTAAAAGATCATTACACAGTGGAGGCCGCCCAAAAAGAGATCCGGTTCACAGCAGATGATCCGGAAAGAACAATACCATTCCAAGCTGACCGGGACAGGTTCATGCAAATTATGGGCAACCTGATATCAAATGCAATCAAGTATACACCTGATGGAGGGACTGTCCATCTTGGCGTTAAAGACACCGGGGATATGGTCCGTTTTTCTGTCGCTGATACAGGACCCGGCATATCCGAAGAACATTTAGAGAATATTTTTGAGCGTTTTTACAGGGCAGATAAATCCCGGGCAAGGAAGACGGGCGGCACCGGGATCGGGCTTTCGATTGCGAAAGCTCTTTCGGAAACGCACGGGGGATGGATTGAAGTTGAAAGTAAAATAGGGGAAGGCTCTGTCTTTAGTGTCTTCCTTCCTAAATAG
- a CDS encoding 4Fe-4S dicluster domain-containing protein, which translates to MGIFSNKDMTENDWNSLVDQMLPDKKKEMDQSPYDTELSFDMAKDARKVIGGKLDIRDFHKKYNASLLKEFGKEYVSDAPEEAKGDGVKWGMVIDLKKCVGCDTCTVSCKAENRTPPGISYNVVMETEIGEFPNVAKVNLPRPCMQCDQPPCAQVCPTRATFKMENGITAIDNDRCIGCRYCIVACPYGARSFDFGESYEGEMPGYDDVSSPEYGMERGERKKGKTPIGTVRKCSFCFHRLERGEEPACVETCIGDARFFGDLNDPNSTVSKLAKSPRAFRLKNELGTGPNVIYLK; encoded by the coding sequence ATGGGGATTTTTTCAAACAAAGATATGACAGAGAATGATTGGAACAGTCTGGTTGATCAAATGCTGCCTGATAAAAAGAAGGAAATGGACCAGTCTCCCTATGACACTGAATTAAGTTTCGATATGGCGAAAGACGCCAGGAAGGTCATTGGCGGAAAGCTGGATATCAGGGATTTCCACAAAAAGTACAACGCTTCATTGCTGAAAGAGTTTGGCAAGGAATATGTCTCGGATGCACCTGAGGAAGCCAAGGGAGATGGCGTTAAATGGGGAATGGTCATCGACTTGAAAAAGTGTGTGGGCTGCGATACATGCACCGTTTCCTGTAAAGCGGAAAACCGGACACCGCCTGGAATTTCCTACAATGTCGTAATGGAAACGGAAATCGGTGAATTTCCGAATGTCGCGAAAGTGAATCTCCCGCGTCCATGCATGCAGTGTGACCAGCCGCCGTGTGCCCAGGTTTGCCCGACAAGAGCGACCTTCAAGATGGAAAATGGAATAACAGCGATAGATAATGACCGCTGCATCGGCTGCCGCTACTGTATTGTCGCCTGTCCTTACGGGGCCCGCTCGTTTGACTTCGGCGAAAGTTATGAAGGTGAAATGCCTGGTTATGACGATGTTTCAAGCCCGGAATACGGCATGGAGCGAGGCGAACGCAAAAAAGGGAAAACACCGATCGGAACAGTGCGGAAGTGCAGTTTCTGTTTCCACCGTCTTGAACGCGGCGAAGAACCTGCCTGTGTTGAAACATGCATTGGCGATGCAAGATTTTTCGGCGACTTGAACGATCCGAACAGTACCGTTTCCAAGCTGGCCAAGAGTCCGCGTGCATTCAGGCTGAAAAATGAACTTGGAACAGGACCAAACGTCATTTACTTGAAGTAA
- the nrfD gene encoding NrfD/PsrC family molybdoenzyme membrane anchor subunit — MANVAYESKEKLVTKSSTSTVYKVWVGSLLALLLIGGYFIAERFITGLSVTNMSSITPWGAWIAFYIFFVGLSAGSFLLSTLIFVFGMDEYERIGRMALFTAIVCMIVALTFVLMDLGRPERLLNAIIYWNVTSALGWEVHFYLVYIALLSTELYIAMREDLVKLAKSGAGTMKSKVARLLTFKNSVITDETKKRDHKWMKILGTIGIPIAIFGVHGGTGTIFALVKARPAWNTGLFPVIFVVSAMVSGTALLLAMYIIKKKATKQAIDHSMVVSLSKMMVAFLFIDLGLQFYEYLVGAYGLEEEHLASLGTMMASEYSWSFWGVQMFLGAVIPITIVFWKKTKNSVNALLVAAILIVIGIIGVRFNIVVPPLVVPLFHELPAGNYFPTLNEWMISLGVGAMGLLIYTFGEQLLPIEEQNSSEQTE; from the coding sequence GTGGCAAATGTAGCGTATGAATCAAAAGAAAAACTTGTAACAAAATCGTCAACCTCTACGGTATACAAAGTCTGGGTAGGCAGTTTGCTGGCTCTATTGCTTATTGGAGGTTATTTCATCGCTGAACGTTTCATAACTGGATTAAGTGTTACAAACATGTCTTCAATTACACCTTGGGGCGCTTGGATTGCCTTTTACATTTTCTTTGTTGGGCTGAGTGCAGGCTCGTTTCTGCTCTCAACGTTGATATTTGTATTTGGCATGGATGAATATGAGCGGATTGGACGGATGGCCCTTTTTACCGCAATTGTCTGTATGATCGTCGCATTGACGTTCGTGCTTATGGACCTTGGCCGCCCTGAACGCCTGCTCAATGCAATCATTTATTGGAATGTGACAAGTGCACTCGGCTGGGAAGTACACTTTTATCTCGTGTACATTGCTTTGTTAAGTACTGAACTTTATATCGCAATGCGTGAAGATCTTGTTAAACTAGCAAAATCAGGAGCCGGCACAATGAAGAGCAAGGTGGCACGCTTACTGACGTTTAAAAACAGCGTGATCACTGATGAAACAAAAAAACGTGACCACAAATGGATGAAAATTCTCGGCACGATCGGTATCCCGATTGCGATTTTCGGCGTACACGGCGGAACAGGCACCATTTTTGCCCTCGTAAAGGCGCGTCCGGCCTGGAATACGGGTTTGTTCCCGGTAATCTTCGTCGTCTCCGCCATGGTTTCGGGCACCGCGTTGCTTCTTGCTATGTATATCATAAAGAAAAAAGCGACAAAACAGGCGATAGACCATAGCATGGTCGTCTCCCTGTCCAAGATGATGGTAGCATTTTTGTTCATTGATCTCGGTTTGCAGTTTTATGAGTACCTTGTAGGAGCTTATGGTCTTGAAGAGGAACACCTGGCAAGCCTGGGCACGATGATGGCAAGTGAATACAGTTGGTCGTTCTGGGGCGTGCAAATGTTTTTGGGGGCTGTCATCCCGATTACCATAGTGTTCTGGAAAAAAACGAAGAATTCCGTTAACGCCCTGCTGGTTGCAGCCATTCTGATTGTTATCGGTATTATCGGGGTGCGGTTTAATATCGTGGTTCCTCCACTTGTTGTTCCGCTCTTCCACGAGCTTCCTGCAGGTAACTATTTCCCGACGTTAAACGAATGGATGATCAGTCTTGGTGTCGGGGCAATGGGGTTATTGATTTATACGTTCGGTGAGCAATTGCTGCCGATCGAAGAACAAAATTCTTCTGAGCAGACGGAGTGA
- a CDS encoding methyl-accepting chemotaxis protein: protein MTQTEDMNKMMDELNHASLRINDVIKMVQEIAEQTNLLALNSAIEAARAGEHGRGFAVVSTEVRKLAEQTKTSIGNIQDLIANSTVNTRKVVESLQYVREAVLAGQDTSKKTNEVFEKVIESMSSSAESVDNATEHIEYLVHTIKEIGHATSGVARSAEHLNETANFA, encoded by the coding sequence ATGACTCAGACTGAAGACATGAATAAAATGATGGATGAATTGAATCATGCTTCTCTTCGCATAAATGACGTCATTAAAATGGTCCAGGAAATCGCGGAGCAGACAAACCTGCTTGCCTTGAACTCAGCAATCGAAGCGGCACGGGCGGGCGAACACGGCCGCGGATTTGCCGTCGTCTCTACTGAAGTGCGGAAACTGGCAGAACAAACGAAAACATCAATCGGCAACATCCAGGACCTGATTGCAAATTCCACGGTGAACACCCGCAAAGTCGTTGAATCTTTGCAATATGTGAGGGAAGCGGTTCTTGCCGGGCAGGATACATCCAAAAAAACAAATGAAGTATTTGAAAAAGTGATCGAGTCCATGAGTTCAAGTGCTGAAAGCGTCGACAACGCCACCGAACACATTGAATATCTTGTGCACACCATCAAAGAAATCGGACATGCGACTTCAGGAGTGGCCCGTTCAGCCGAGCACTTAAATGAAACGGCTAATTTTGCGTGA
- a CDS encoding YkvA family protein, with the protein MKKQAVKYLFDKKKGRSLADKAEQKSAGNKGILRDIREKSKLLIQLLRAYLNGDYRDVSKKTMITVVGGLLYLVLPTDAVPDFLFATGLIDDAAILGLVLAQVNNDLEKFKAWKEGRRSALEIDPSE; encoded by the coding sequence ATGAAAAAACAGGCTGTGAAATATTTATTCGATAAGAAAAAAGGCCGGTCACTTGCCGATAAAGCGGAACAAAAGTCAGCCGGCAACAAAGGAATCCTCCGAGATATCCGCGAAAAATCCAAATTACTGATCCAGCTGCTTCGCGCCTATCTGAATGGGGATTACCGCGATGTCAGCAAAAAAACAATGATAACGGTCGTTGGCGGTCTCCTTTATTTGGTACTGCCGACCGATGCGGTCCCGGATTTCCTGTTTGCCACAGGACTCATTGATGATGCGGCTATCCTTGGCCTTGTGTTGGCGCAGGTGAACAATGATCTGGAAAAATTCAAGGCATGGAAAGAGGGCCGGCGGAGTGCCCTTGAAATTGACCCGTCAGAGTAA
- the glgD gene encoding glucose-1-phosphate adenylyltransferase subunit GlgD, which produces MKNVMGVINLGNEPEILGTLTKERSLASVPFGGRYRLIDFSLSNMVNSGIFNVGIFTLRKYRSLMDHLGPGKEWDLDRQNKGLFILPPTGSDKSSDRGDFHLFKEHISYFKRSKEEYVLATQGHLVWNVDFNEIVKFHQDNGADITVAYTEYDNGTNELPSLSVLGIDEESRVHRIDRNTIPYEGDNIYMQTFVIKRELLLEFIEKVESDGNSTFLESVLIPNLDRLNVAAWQYRGYAPLIYSIDSYYRKSMALLDPNISQQLFFTTRPIYTKVKHEPPAQYRRTADVHNSMVANGCTIEGTVENSILFRGVKVHKGAVVKNSIIMQKTEIQEGAYVENAILDKDTKVQKGQQVKGAEDLPSVIAKSSVVESSVN; this is translated from the coding sequence ATGAAAAATGTGATGGGCGTAATCAATCTCGGCAATGAACCTGAAATCCTCGGGACGTTAACAAAAGAGAGGAGCCTTGCTTCCGTACCTTTCGGGGGAAGATACAGGCTGATCGATTTCAGCCTTTCAAACATGGTGAACAGCGGAATTTTCAATGTCGGTATCTTCACATTGAGAAAATACCGTTCATTGATGGATCATCTCGGCCCGGGCAAAGAATGGGATCTTGACCGCCAAAATAAAGGCCTCTTCATTCTGCCGCCGACAGGTTCGGATAAAAGTTCTGACAGGGGAGATTTTCATCTGTTTAAAGAACACATCTCTTATTTCAAAAGGAGCAAGGAAGAATATGTGCTTGCCACCCAGGGCCATCTCGTCTGGAATGTTGACTTTAACGAAATTGTGAAGTTCCACCAGGACAATGGCGCAGATATTACCGTTGCTTATACGGAATATGATAATGGAACGAACGAACTGCCTTCTCTGTCGGTGCTCGGAATTGATGAGGAAAGCCGCGTTCATCGAATTGACCGGAACACCATCCCTTACGAAGGCGACAATATCTATATGCAGACTTTCGTGATCAAGCGTGAATTGCTGCTGGAATTTATCGAAAAGGTAGAATCAGATGGAAATTCAACTTTCCTTGAGAGTGTGCTGATCCCCAACCTTGACCGGCTTAACGTGGCGGCCTGGCAATATCGCGGCTATGCTCCTCTTATTTATTCAATCGACAGCTATTACCGGAAAAGCATGGCACTTCTCGATCCGAACATTTCCCAGCAGCTCTTTTTCACAACCCGGCCTATTTATACAAAGGTAAAACACGAGCCCCCGGCCCAGTACCGGAGAACAGCGGATGTCCATAATTCAATGGTGGCAAACGGGTGTACGATTGAAGGAACCGTCGAAAACAGCATCCTTTTCCGCGGTGTAAAGGTCCATAAAGGGGCAGTCGTCAAAAATTCAATTATCATGCAGAAAACTGAAATCCAGGAAGGGGCGTATGTTGAAAACGCCATTCTTGATAAAGACACGAAAGTACAGAAAGGACAGCAGGTAAAAGGCGCAGAAGATTTACCGTCAGTAATCGCCAAATCGAGCGTAGTGGAGTCATCGGTTAATTGA
- a CDS encoding twin-arginine translocase TatA/TatE family subunit: protein MLTNIGVPGLIVILLIALVIFGPKKLPELGKATGETLKEFKKSAQELTADSLTDEENSGDKKSVKE, encoded by the coding sequence GTGCTGACAAATATAGGAGTACCTGGCCTGATTGTCATTTTACTTATTGCACTAGTTATTTTTGGGCCGAAGAAACTGCCTGAATTGGGCAAAGCAACCGGTGAAACATTAAAAGAATTCAAGAAATCCGCTCAGGAATTGACAGCTGACAGTTTAACAGATGAAGAGAATAGTGGAGACAAAAAATCAGTAAAGGAATAA